Genomic segment of Dromiciops gliroides isolate mDroGli1 chromosome 3, mDroGli1.pri, whole genome shotgun sequence:
CTTGAAGAACACAGAGTCCGGCTGAGTGAGAGTTCTAGACTCCTCAGTCTAGTGGAGGCCAACTGAAGAGCCCAGAACTCATAGAGTGACCTCGACTTTCCATACAGGAACAGAAACTCATGATGGGCACTACAACCCATTGGAGCCGCAGACATCTAGAGCCCCAGAAGGAGCTTAGAACCCAGTAAGGTCCCGGAACTTCTCTGGCTTAAGGCTCTAGAAAGCATGAATGGCCCCAGCCATGGTGGGGCGTCCTCTGTCCCTGGAAGCACGAGTCTCTCCCTGACCCTCTTCCCCCAACCCTTTGCGGCCCTTGCCAATGGCCAGACGGGGTCGTCCCCGGTTGAGACCATCAAGTAAGGCACAGGCTTGGCATAAGGAGCGGCTGGCCAGGGCCCCACAGCGGGTGCAAGCACCAGGGGGCGGGGGCCGAGCAGCAGGGGCCAGGGCCAGACGCTCAGCCGAGTGCACCAGGTCCAGGACGACCGAAGGCCGGGCAGCCTCGAGGGCCTTGAGCAAGTCCCGGACATGGCCACGGAAGGCCTCGGGGGCATAGACACACTCTTCGGAGAAGTAGTCCAGTTCCTGGAAATGGGCATAGAGGACGATCTCCTTCTGGGAAGCAAACTGGAGGGGGCGGCACCGGGGCAGGGCACCCCCCTCACCAGGGGATCCCAGCGTCCCTCCTCGAGCCAGCCTGGCTGCGTCCCCACGCAGGAAGTTCATGAGCACCGTCTCGGCCATGTCATCTGCATTGTGTCCTAAGGAGAGTCAGAAATGGGACCATTGGTCAAGGTCAGAGTCAGTGACACACACTGAGGTTGGGGATGGTCTGAGGACAGGGAAGAGGAGCTATCTACagtaggaatgtgtgtgtgtaggggggcaCAATCAGGAGCAGAAGGGGTACATATGGGAAAGGAGCTCACAATGGGACGAGTGGGGGTGGGCCCAGAGTCACAAGGGGACAGGAGTCAGGGGCTAGGGTGAGAAAGGGGCCCAGAAACCCAAGTAGGTGGGaagagtggggagtggggagtgggagCTCCCTAGGAACCTAGTTAGGAGGGAGAGTTACTAAGAAGGGTGGGGGGCAGGCACACCAAAGGGTGGGAGGGGGACCCAGAGGGAGGGTGGGGGCTCCCTAGGAATAAGTAGGAGGGGACCAGGGACACCAAAGGGTGGGATTCCAGGCACACAGAAGGGTTGGGGAGAGGGATCAGTGACAGGGGGACCCAGAGTTACATAAAAGGGGGCACAGAAGCACAGGTGGCCCAGGGTCAGGGTCACAAAgacagggggtgggggaaacaaAGTCACGGGTGGGAAGAGAGCCTGGAATCAccaggggaaaagggggaggaggggagacagGACCACAGCCGCACTGCCCAGCGGCTCCCCCCAGGATCCAGGGCCCCCCCTCCCGCCCGGGCACACCTGTGACAACGTGCGTGGCCCTCACTCTCTGCGCCCCCTCCTCCAGCGCACGCCTCCGCAGGACCCCGCAGAAGGTACAGCAGGCTCGGGCGCGGCCCGGCTCCTGGGCAGCCCGGCGGGCCACCTCGTCCATGGTCCAGCCCCCGAAGAGATCGGCATAGGCCACCACAGTGAGCGGCAGCTGCCAGCGGGCAGCCTGGCGTCGGACGGCCGCCAGCGCCGCGTCCCGGTAGCCGCCGATGCCTTCGTCCACGGCCACGAGGTGCAGGTGCAGGTCCAGCTTGTGGCGAGAGTTCAGGGTCCGGAGAACATGAGCCAGCACGGTGGAGTCCTTGCCGCCCGAGGCGCCCACCGCTACCACGGCCCCGGGCGGCAGCAGGCGGCCAGTCTGCAGCGTGCTCAGCACCTCGGCCTCAAAGGCGCTGCAGAAGCAGGACCTGCACACCGCCCGGCCAGTGCGCGGCCGCCGCAGGGCAGCTGGCCGGACCCCAGCGCAGGGCCCCGAGCACCGAGGCACAGGCatctgggagggagagaggcagagaaagtcaCCTGAGAGCACGGGCAGAACGCGCAACCTCAGGCTCCAAACACCAGAACAGGAGGGTGACAGGAGGAGTCTGCACCAAGAGAGCGAGCCAGGGACCCCCAGAGCCACAGGCAAGGGAATGGCGGGAAGGGGACTTTGCAGAGGGAGCATTTGTTGGGAGGAGTGCGACAGAAGcctgcctgccccctccccccacacacacaatttctCTTGGCACAGAAGAATGGCTGGAGACAGACTTGGAGAGTGAGGGGTACCTTACAGGGAGGTTCAGTGAAGGGCTGTGCAGCCCTGAGTCTTAGGGGAGTAATGGTGCTGACATAGGCTTAGAATGGCATGGGCTTGGAATCAATTAGAGGGGGCTTCTCCTGTAAGAAGTGGTCTTAGAGATGACCAGATAGCAGGAGGGACATGCTGAGGAAGTAAGGGACGATAAAAGTTTATAGCAGGAATGTTGGCTTGGCTGTGGCACAAAACTGGCTGGAGCCAGGAGCCAGAGATAagcccaaaggtcaggaccatcaattaaaaaaaaacgtTCCtccactctcaggaatatgacaagcatccaagctctCCTCACCCCATcatcccaaaagggaactttccagtcttcAAGTGGtcccccatctatcctctataacaAGTCCTAACCTTCCCACtgtctttactctttttttttttttgaagggcaatgaaggttaagtgacttgcccagggtcacacagctagtaaatgtcaagtgttcgaggtcatatttgaactcaggtcctcctgaattcagggccagtgctttatccactgtgccacctagctgccccctttcccactGTCTTTAAAGGAAATTCTTTTGAACTCTTATTCCTCCTCAGTTCCTGCCATTGAGGCGAGGTCTCTGACcttcctcttggtcactttccctAGTGCCAAATAAAGATGCCTTTaatcctaattggactgtgtgggaGAGtctaattctttattgaggaatacctaagaaccatcACCTCTCCCTGGTGACAGTGCCTCAAAAGGAGGCACTGACAGAACCCACAGATTTGTATAACCCCTAAGGGACATGGCTGCAAATGACCAGGCACAGATGCACGGCCCCAGGGAGAGCCAGGAGTTTGCAGGCTGACTTTCAAGCAGAAGTGACCTCTCACATACCAAAGGGCAGCTGAGGAGACTCAGGAGTTGGACCTCCACCTTGGAGGACTGAggcaggaagggggtggggagggagaatctgagttcaggCATATATGGAGCTGACCCCACATAGCAGCCAGCACTGGGGAAACAAGGGGCCTTCGCTGTACTTCCAAGCCCAAGCAAGGCTAGAAACCCAGAAGCAGAGTGCCAAGCCACCATTCAGATGGGCAGAGGAAAAGAGGTGAGATGGGGTGAAGGCAGGAGTCTGCAAAATGAAGACCTTAGCACACACCCGGGTAGTGGGACTAAGAGAAGCAGCAGGGATGTGGAGACATGGAGAGCAGCAGACCTGGGGGAGTGGGGGTATAGGGGAAACCTCAACAAAAACTCAGGTCCACCATTTGTCTCCCCCACCAATACAAAAACATGTTAACTGTACTTGGTGGTCTGCACCCCTGCCAAACTTTCCTTAACTCTCCTAACTGTATTCTCTCTGTTCCCTGCCCCAGCACGCACCAGGGTCGGCTGCAGTAGCCTGCTATCAGCCTTCAGCCtacattctttgtatttccaacctcagcacaattcttggcacacAGACAGCCATTAACAAATGATCACTGATTGATCCCACCAAGTAGTCTGCCCTCCTTCTTTGTTCAGCGTAGCTGCTTCCTATGCACAAGAtggagataaatatatatatatatatatatatatatatatatatatatatatatatatatatatatatatatatatatatatatatattttaaataacccCCCCCCACCCGCCAAAGATAAGCAGACCCCCTCCAAACAGACCGAAGGCACAATCACCCAGATACAGGACTCTGGGCCAGAAGGGACTTGAGGAAATCCAGTATTCCAAGCCTCTCACTTTAGAGATGGAGAAATCAAGGGTCACATAGAGACCCGTCCAAGAGCCTGCTGTGTCTTTTGGCAATTAAGTTAGCGATCCATTTAATCAATTACCAAGCACTTAGTAAgcgcctgctatatgccaggcaataaGCGGTTAATAAAGACCACGGAAGTGAAACTGTCAGCCTTACAGGGGAGCCCCCAGAGCCCTCCAGGAGTGAAAGGGAGGCGGAcacggggagggagggaagaagcagcaGGAGGAACTAGGGAGCAGGGGCCACCGTGGGTCCAGCAAACATTGGTTTAACGCCTTCTCTGCAAAGCCCGGGACCACCGAGAGACTCGGGCCAGGGCCGGGCGGGCCGAAGAAGCCCCCGGAGGGCAGGGACCGCTTTACCTCGCACCCAAACATTAAGTGCTCATTAAAAGCCGCTTCCAAGAAAGCCGGCCCTccgaagatggggagggggggggtttgAGGGGGGTAGATGGGGCGGGGTAGAGAAGGGGGATTCTGTCGTAGGGGAGAGGCAACAAAGTTGATGGGGGGAGAGTGGGGCGGGGTCGAAGAGGGGACTTCTGCCCCGGAGGAGGAGCAACGCGgctgatgggggggaggggaggtagagaAAGCACTAC
This window contains:
- the CTU1 gene encoding cytoplasmic tRNA 2-thiolation protein 1, producing the protein MPVPRCSGPCAGVRPAALRRPRTGRAVCRSCFCSAFEAEVLSTLQTGRLLPPGAVVAVGASGGKDSTVLAHVLRTLNSRHKLDLHLHLVAVDEGIGGYRDAALAAVRRQAARWQLPLTVVAYADLFGGWTMDEVARRAAQEPGRARACCTFCGVLRRRALEEGAQRVRATHVVTGHNADDMAETVLMNFLRGDAARLARGGTLGSPGEGGALPRCRPLQFASQKEIVLYAHFQELDYFSEECVYAPEAFRGHVRDLLKALEAARPSVVLDLVHSAERLALAPAARPPPPGACTRCGALASRSLCQACALLDGLNRGRPRLAIGKGRKGLGEEGQGETRASRDRGRPTMAGAIHAF